Genomic DNA from Leucobacter triazinivorans:
ACGCTTCCGGTGATACTTCCCCTCAACCCAAGAAACAATCGCCAAACGAAGCTCTTCCCGGGTCTCCCACACCTTCCGATCTAGAACATTCTTCTGCAAAAGCGAGAAGAAACTTTCCATCGCCGCGTTATCCCCAGCAGCACCCACGCGCCCCATCGAGCCCTGCAACTGGTGCCGACGTAACGCCGATTGGAAGCTCTGGGAACGAAATTGACCGCCTCTGTCTGAGTGCACCACCGTCCCGACCGGACGACCGCGCTGCATGACCGCGTTCTCAAGCGCCCCCACCGCAAGCGATGCCTGCATGCGTGGCCCGATTGAGTAGCCGACGACTTTGTTAGACCAGACGTCTTTCACCGCGCACATGTACAGGCGACCCTCGTTCGTCCATTGCTCTGTAATGTCGGTCAACCACAACCGGTTCGGGCCCTGGGCGGTGAACTGGCGCTCGACGAGATCGTCACCCACCGGAGCACCAGCACGACTGGCACGGCCCTTCCGCTTCGTGATCACTGATCGAATGCCTGCCTGTTTGCACAGCCGCCACACACGCCGTTCAGTGACGGCATAGCCGAGGCCCTGCATCTCGTCAGCGAGGAACCGGTACCCAAACTCGGGATCTTCAGCATGAAGCGTACGCAGCACCCCGATGAGATGCCGATCATCAGCTTCGCGTTTCGAAACTGGCTGCTTTACCCACTGGTAGTACGCCTGTTTCGAAAACCCGAGTACCCGACACGCCACCACGACAGGCACCCGGATCGGGGCGTCCTTCGCGGCCAGTTCTT
This window encodes:
- a CDS encoding IS3 family transposase (programmed frameshift), with product MAKYSEEFKKDAVALVRQGATQREVGRDLGVSKSALSKWVADAERRDAGLPVTKDVTAAEDAQIRELIRRNRLLEQENEVLRRAAAYLSQIHINAPKIVFPLVQELAAKDAPIRVPVVVACRVLGFSKQAYYQWVKQPVSKREADDRHLIGVLRTLHAEDPEFGYRFLADEMQGLGYAVTERRVWRLCKQAGIRSVITKRKGRASRAGAPVGDDLVERQFTAQGPNRLWLTDITEQWTNEGRLYMCAVKDVWSNKVVGYSIGPRMQASLAVGALENAVMQRGRPVGTVVHSDRGGQFRSQSFQSALRRHQLQGSMGRVGAAGDNAAMESFFSLLQKNVLDRKVWETREELRLAIVSWVEGKYHRKRRQRRLGRLTPVEFEVVNVGSVALAA